The Vanacampus margaritifer isolate UIUO_Vmar chromosome 15, RoL_Vmar_1.0, whole genome shotgun sequence genome contains the following window.
AAAGCGTCCAAATTCTTGTTTTGGGCAACAAAATGGATATGGACGGAGACAGGGAGGTGTCTTTTAAAGAAGCAGAACAGCTGGCCCAGGTATGGAGATCCGGATCATTATGGCTTTTCTTGCCAGTTCTTCATGATACCCGCCAGAAGAACAGAACAGAAATAAGCAGAACTACTAGAACGAAACCACAGTCATGTCTTCCGTTTTGCGTTCAGGAAAGCAAGGTGATGTTCTACGAGGTCAGCGCCTACACGGGCAAGAACGTGACCGAATCCCTGACCCACCTGGCCCGGTAGGATAACATCACACACGTGCGCGTCCTCTGTCGCCGTCAATCTACAAGTCGACACGGCGtgttcaaattaaataaaaaaaagagaccaaaagAAATCATTTCCAAGCTTTTTCCATCTTTAATGTGACTTATATTCTGGACAACTCAATATATTTTcaagaggggaagtaaaaacaAGTGAAACattgtggttgcataagtgtgcacaccgtTTGCGAACAGgtatgtgttcagaatgaaacaaccacattcaaagtcattttaaatGGGAGTCTGCACAGCACACACTCAAGTGATTCTGATGAACACCAAATACATTCCAGCTGTTCTAGTAAGCTTTTCCTgacacaaattttaaaaatcctACCAGAAcaagttttgtttatttattttatggttAACCAGAGACACTTGTGGCAGATGCTGTTGAcgcccatttaacatgagtctGAATATGATTGGTTTATTGTGAACACAGCACAGCCTATTTATAGGATTAGGGTGTACACTTTTATGCAATTACAGTACTTCacatgtgtgttttcattttcccTTGTACTGGTCttattaatggtggaaaatgttttaaaatgatttgccTTTGAAAGCTGTCATTTGAAGAAGAGCATGTCGACTTTTTCTATGTACAGTTTGTTGTTTGAATTGGCCCTCAGGTTGTTGATGGAGCAGGAGGACCGTGTGAGAGACACCACCGTCATCCTCAGCGCTCAGCCCTTGAAGAAGAAGGCCTGCTGCAAGTGAAcatgccttggtggaggtcttccTTTATATTTTACGTTCAGCAAGGACACTCAGTACGATCTGTGTTATCACTCTTACTCGATACTACTATAAATTTGTCCAAGTTTGGGGAAATCACGCTTGTATCATTAGCTTTATCTGCACTATTTCTAATGTAAtcacatttcaaaatgaataaaataatttgcaattcAGTTAGAAATGAAAACTGGAAAAGTTTACTTCCTTTCAGCTTTAATTCATTATCTTTCTTTTACATGACATTAACAGTGTTACGTTTCAGTGCGTTCCTAACTAAGCAAAAGCTTTCTCATGCTGAACAATACAGTTAAAACGGGTCAATCTGACCCGCAACATAACAAGAGGTCGTTACATTCTTCAGTGTGTTTGTCATTTTCGTGTTATTGCTGATACTGACGACATCACTGAGGCTGGCTGGAACGGCGTCCTGTGAGGTGCGCTCGCCCGTACGGACGAGGGAGGGCAGCAACGCTGGTTTTGGGGCGCCTAATGCATCTTGTAGTCGTGGGAGATGGCGGCATCGCATAGCTGACCTTTAAAGTCCAGCTCCAGTGTGAACTCCAGGTCACGCTGTAGTTCAAGAGCAAGAAAACAATCAGGAAGTGgacttaataaaaacaaaaacacttcttacagttgtttatttaaaatgctCATTTTAGCCCTAGCTGCGGGTCAAAATGAcctatttttaaaagtaaaaaaaataaatcaaattaggggtgtcaaaattagcgcgttaatttaaagtttctttaacgccactaatttttttaacacgcgattaatgagTGCCCTTTACTCGGAAAGCCTGTAATtacagtcgcaacgcagcaaacACGTCCAAGTCAAAATTGatcagtaataataatgcatatatttgtagagacgggtcaagttgtattttacaattttaaaaatggcacaaaattgcacaagttacttcatgttcaagattacgtagctcttaatatgaaaagaaaatgtactgagctgtcattgtcttacaaatgcaattatgccatctactggcagaaaaaggaccaacacaaatcaatatcacacttttttttttacagtacagtacatcttttgaattttaactgaattttatgaataattaggaaatgactaaaagatacagccatatttctattagtttaacattttttccacccttattttaactttatttaaacctattttattgtacatctagaacagaaataacatttgcgattaatcgtgagttaactattgaagtcatgcgattaattgcgcaatttttatttatttatcgccTAACACCcctatttcaaataaatatcgGTGAAGTACAGTTTCAAACGGGTCAATCTGACCCATTAACAAGAGATTGGAATGAAATGTCCATTTGTCTTTCTTACCACATTATTCTCGTTGGGCCTGACGGCGATGCTGCCGAATATCTCCTCGCCTTTCTTCACCGTCAGGTAGTCCTCCAAATAGAAGACTGTCTGTTTCCAGTGTGTGCTGGCCGCGTCCGGCGCTGCGCAGGAGGGAAAGGGCAAATTGAGGCAGGTGAAGAGAATGGCTCCAGACAACCAGTCAAGACGGCACCGCTCCAGATGCCACTCTCAGCTCATCCTCTGGGCCCGCCGGCGGCGCATACCAATCGAAGAACCTCCTCTACACGGCATTATGCAATCAAATTACATAACACCTGCGCTATGTTGTCAAAAACGGCATTTACAATATGCAGAACATTAGGTAAACCTGCTAATGAGATGAGCAAGTATAGGAAGCAGTCACATCACAGTGGGTGTTGGACCCATTTGGACAAGCtgatgtaagattttttttttctttctcagatTGCTGCTCTGGCTTCTCACCTATGCCGAAATAGGGTTattgtattcattattattatttattattattattattattataagcaatttaattgaaatgttttttttcttttcattctttaaagtaaaagaaatgaaaggggacagaaagaagtaaaacttgttttttctgcccctgatcaacacgcacaaaaaaacaacacaaaatcaagacgctttcagtgtaacaatactacaaaataattcaactgcATGTGCTTgagctatatactgtatatttttgcagtaattgcgcttttataataaataaaaaaataaataaaaatagactgagaagattttgttttacaatccagattgttccatagattgacaccttgagttgaaataaatctttctttttgttttgttctatatttcggtttggaaaaaatatctcttACTCTTAATTTagactcactttcccttttgcTTTGTATATtactggtaaaatttcatgatgggctttatttttaaccctaaactcgtttttagttgtataaataatgtgtggtctctgtatccacaactgcaaacaacacgaatagcacgtttctgtaaaagaaagatggattCAGTGTAGGTTTGGGCAGCACACAGGTATggaacaattaattaattatataacaATACAAAACATACTTGTTCAATGATTCTTTAACCTTGTGTAACACGGCTACGGTTTGTGACACCTAAGATTTGAAATATTCTATATGCGCTTTCCATGTTAAATATTCATCAATAATGATACCTAGAAACTTAATTTCATTAGTCCTTTCTATTTCTATGCCATCCATATTTCTAGCACAAAGCAGATTGCGTTTGGAAAATAAGtgacatgaaaacaaatgataTGAGATACACGATTAGAAAAataagtatatgtatatattttgccTTAGTTACAAAAACATTGTGAGGGCGATTTGAAAAGTCTGTAAATAGAATGGAAATATACAagatttttgtacaaaatcccacaaaattcacattaaaaaacttataaaatatttaaattaaattcctttttttaatatagacattgtattacattaaaacaaactaaaaaatctgattaaattgttaaattaaaaaaattgttaaaggtgcattgtgctgtttaaaaaggtaatgttaaagctttttctacatcatgcattctccaccaatgcccagatgagtacgaagagccctgactgttttactcttccctttatagtagagtagTGCGGACcccgcacactccacagtttctttggggaggggtggagtggtgTAGGGTGACGTCATTCGCGTCCCCGCGGAGTAGCGGACATGTGGCGTGcacttaagatcgtgcacgtactcgcacacgcaccatgaacgagcctgacgcagatgctgcagttatgctttAGGCCAGTGGTGGCAGTCGCGactaaaaaagtgacaaactgcacaaagatcctttaatgtaaaaaaataaaagtaatgcaAAACGCTGTTCTAAAACTTCTGATTATGTTCATCAAACAAATGATGACTTTTGAACTTCTCTTCTAAAAcgtcaacaaacaaaaaaatttagcATGGGTGAACTGTTTCTGAAATCttcccttcattttttttttttttttttgcaatagccTCTCGCCAGTTCGTCATCAAAATGTGTCACCTTGCACAAACAAACTACCACAAACACTCCGAATCACCCATAGTGTGAAAGTAATTGGTGCCGGCGGCCGACACATGCTAGTGGCTCATATTATTTTTCCTATGGGCATTTTGGCATGATTGTAtggtgcaagtgtacctaatgaagtgggcGGGCCTCACCGGTAGAGAAGCCCGTCTTCTTGTGACACTTGCTGAAGTCGATGGTGAAGTAGGTGACCAGCGCGTGCACGTAGTCGTTACGCTGTACCTGCAGGCAGAACGCCGACGTGAAGGTCAGCTCGTCCGGCTTCACCGTGTAGATGTCCACTTCCTGTAAGCGTGTGCATGCGCGTGTGCGTAGGCGGTAGAGgagcaacaaaaacaagtaaGCTTTTCTCTCATTCCTTTTGCAGCATGTGAAGTTCACACTCCCACGcgagcgcacacacacgtatatgTTTATCTTCCATGATTATTATTCAATGTGTGAGCCCACAAGTTGAATCACTCCTAACGAGCGGCCGCTCACACCCCGCATGCTACGTGTGTGGGCGTGCGCATGAACCACGTCATGTAGAGACCACCCGGCCATCGCTTTGGTGAAATATGTACTATCgctggccacttcattaggtacacctctcAAAGGCAAGTATTCGTTGTGGTGCCGCTCACCTTCAACAGACAGGCGTTGGTGACCACCTGCTTGGGGTCCACCACGTCCACCAGAGGCTCCTTGATGGCCACGTTGCGGATGCAGCTCATGTCGAAGCCGTACACGTTTTCCCACCCTACACACACAAGAGTTTCTCTACTTGCTCCACTCGCTCCAGAGATAAACCAACACTTTTAAAATAGTGAAATATTTAACACTGGGAAAGAGTACATTTTTTTGAACTCACTTTGAGGCACATCTGTTTTGTCTCCCTTACGCAGTGTTAGTTTGCCCTagtcaaccccccaatttttttttgacaataatatgttctatgcagccccactagtctaaatacatgagttaaagcaacactaaggaactttcattttatgttgattatggcgccgccatatggacaaaagtggtaatgttatgcctgaagaaagaccacatttcccatgaggacaagcgcatagttttttttagctcacaccagtgagtgaaagccgggccaatgttgatcttTGACCGTCCTTTTATCTTGGTAgcttttcttttcgttttttgtttCCTCAGACATAGTTTTCTGTTGTTTTGCAGTTGCAATTGTATggcgacattcaaattgacttccgtcttaacaaagggggaagtgacgtatgccataaagcattcagcacatttgtagtgttcctaccatcctcttcaaagttgcttagtgccagtaaaaatgatacagaccccctcaggccatggcaaaggtaccattcaactagttttagaTTGATGTTtaatcagaagagttatgaaagtaatttattaaggttgaaaagttccttagtgctactttaagcagcaaaatccagccatttttatccatttcagggcgcggccattttgccacttgctgtcgactgaagaggacatcaatgttgctcaggtctcaggtaacaaccaatcacagcacagcttcaggaaacaggtgagctgtgattggacgttgcctgagccctgagcaacagtcatgtcctcttcagtcgatagcaagtggcaaaatggccgccccctgagatggataaaaatggctggattttgcttcataactcttattcctcaaatgtaatagtaatccgaatgtcatgtttagactagtgaagtcacatataacatattattttcaagagatgtttaaggttgacttcaacTTCAAGTCAGTAGCGCTTCCCACtcagccatccatttttcagccTTTGTAAACAACTTCAATGTGATCAAAAGTAAAAATGCAGCTGCAAAGGCGGAGTTATTCAAACTGTAGAGGGTCAACTTAAAAACTACTCCGGACACCATTTTACTCTGAAAATGTTAGTTACACTCTGGGAGTTAAAACGAACTCCCACAAACTGTGGAATTTTGAACTCAACTTACTATATAGTGACCCAAATGGACTCACAGTGGATCTTGAAGTCCTTGTACTGCCTGTCTTCGATAGCCACCACGTAGAGGGACGCTTGGTCAGGGAACATCAGGCCTCCAGGTTTCTGAGAGCGGGAAAAGCTTCAGCCCACTCCAAGGTTCATAGGTCAGCGCCAAGCCCCCCCGTTCCTCCAGCGTACCGTACCAGCCACTTGTCCCTGGCGAAGATGACGGTGTTAAGCATGGACTCGTAGAAGAGGCAGTAGCCCATCCACTCGGAGATGATGATGTCCACCTTGTCTACCGGAAGCTCCACCTCCTCCACCTTGCCCTGGAAGATGGTGATGACTGCcagcggacacacacacacacacacgcacgtggcaaaatggcttccCGAAATCTCAGAATCCTTATGATGTCTCTTgatcttgttttgtttccagGTCACAAGTGAAGCCTGTTTGGCCGATGATCCCAAATGTGCCATATTGTGCCATTAAGGTGTCATTAGATTTCTCCAGAGTGGCATCTCCTCCATTTTAGAAGACCTTTTGGGTGCTTCATTTATACCACATTACATCAATCGCATAAAAAActgcgctgtttttttttctagagaactttaaaaaatgaccaaagcaACAAAGTGATTATCTAATCAATGTTGAAACATAAAacgcaataaataataataataatgatcataaCATCAAAATAAGACTTCTTTCAACTTCCGAGCTTAAATTGTCTAATTTGATTGTAATTTAACTTTAAGTTTATtcaattgtaatttattttatgtacatttatttacattcaatttaatttcaatgaaaattcatttattttcattagt
Protein-coding sequences here:
- the prmt8b gene encoding protein arginine N-methyltransferase 8-B isoform X1, whose product is MGLAHSSRCLLLRRKMAEADGCERHQAVTSHFSQSAQPLCAAKPVPTAHHQHQHKPHVAVPQAACLARGKGAKFISPEEMTSRDYYFDSYAHFGIHEEMLKDEVRTLTYRNAMYHNKHVFKGKVVLDVGSGTGILSMFAANAGAKHVYGIECSSISEYSQKIIKSNHLHNVITIFQGKVEEVELPVDKVDIIISEWMGYCLFYESMLNTVIFARDKWLKPGGLMFPDQASLYVVAIEDRQYKDFKIHWWENVYGFDMSCIRNVAIKEPLVDVVDPKQVVTNACLLKEVDIYTVKPDELTFTSAFCLQVQRNDYVHALVTYFTIDFSKCHKKTGFSTAPDAASTHWKQTVFYLEDYLTVKKGEEIFGSIAVRPNENNVRDLEFTLELDFKGQLCDAAISHDYKMH
- the prmt8b gene encoding protein arginine N-methyltransferase 8-B isoform X2, with amino-acid sequence MGLAHSSRCLLLRRKMAEADGCERHQAVTSHFSQSAQPLCAAKPVPTAHHQHQHKPHVAVPQAACLARGKGAKFISPEEMTSRDYYFDSYAHFGIHEEMLKDEVRTLTYRNAMYHNKHVFKGKVVLDVGSGTGILSMFAANAGAKHVYGIECSSISEYSQKIIKSNHLHNVITIFQGKVEEVELPVDKVDIIISEWMGYCLFYESMLNTVIFARDKWLKPGGLMFPDQASLYVVAIEDRQYKDFKIHWWENVYGFDMSCIRNVAIKEPLVDVVDPKQVVTNACLLKEVDIYTVKPDELTFTSAFCLQVQRNDYVHALVTYFTIDFSKCHKKTGFSTGEARPLH